AAAAATATAAAATAAGTGATAATGATTATTAATAATATACGAATTAAAAAATCAATAGGAGGAGAGATATGAGAAAATTAAAAGTATTTGTTGCGTTAAGTTTAACAATAGCTACTCTTGGAATAGTTACTGGTTGTTCGGGAACTAATAACAATGAAGGGAGTAATAAATCAGAAACAAGAATAGTAGAAACAGTTAAAGGAGAAGTTGAAATACCAGCTAATCCACAAAGAATAGTAGATATATCAGGAAACAGTGAAGAATTAGTATTATTAGGATATACTCCAGTAGGAACTTCAAATGTTGACTCATATAAGCCAGATTCAGTACCAGCATATATGGAAGACAAATTAGGAAATACTAAAGTAGTAGGACATGCGATGGAAGATACTGCAGATATAGAAGCAATACTTGGATTAAACCCAGATTTAATAATAATGGCTCCAAGACAAGAAAAGATATATGATCAATTAAAAGAGATAGCACCAGTAGTTATGTTAGATGACGAGTATAATGACTGGGAAGGAAAATTAATGGATGTAGCTGACATATTTGACAAAGAAGATGAAGCTCAAAAATGGTTAGATACATACTATGCAAAAGCTAAAGAAGTTGGTAAAGAGATAAAAGCTGCAAATGGTGAAGATGAATCATATGTAGCAATATCAACAGACTTAGCAAATGGACAATTCTTTGTATTTACTAGCGGAGGAATGGGAACAGTGTTAAGTGAAGATATGGATCTTAAGCAACCAGAAAAAATACCAGCACAAGATTCTATAGAATTACCTAAAGTTACTCTTGAAGGTTTAGATGAAATAGATGCTGATAATATAGTACTTATAGGAAGTGAATCTGATAAAGCTGAATTAGAAAAT
The Romboutsia ilealis genome window above contains:
- a CDS encoding iron-hydroxamate ABC transporter substrate-binding protein, producing MRKLKVFVALSLTIATLGIVTGCSGTNNNEGSNKSETRIVETVKGEVEIPANPQRIVDISGNSEELVLLGYTPVGTSNVDSYKPDSVPAYMEDKLGNTKVVGHAMEDTADIEAILGLNPDLIIMAPRQEKIYDQLKEIAPVVMLDDEYNDWEGKLMDVADIFDKEDEAQKWLDTYYAKAKEVGKEIKAANGEDESYVAISTDLANGQFFVFTSGGMGTVLSEDMDLKQPEKIPAQDSIELPKVTLEGLDEIDADNIVLIGSESDKAELENNSVWNEIDAVKDGNVTFLNNSPYFSQPYNPVGRLLILDTIKNELVK